One segment of Paenibacillus sp. FSL R7-0337 DNA contains the following:
- a CDS encoding cupin domain-containing protein, with amino-acid sequence MEQEQEQFIKRLPQAEVMDLRKIITVEQEQVSSLTLVQRQNLAMTLISVDTGSSIGGHSSPGDAMVNILSGEARITIDDKPYSVRAGETLILPANIPHALYATEAFQMLLIVVKPEKKGLRHVEKGSRS; translated from the coding sequence ATGGAACAAGAACAAGAGCAATTTATTAAAAGACTCCCGCAAGCGGAAGTCATGGATCTGCGCAAAATCATCACTGTCGAGCAGGAGCAGGTATCCAGCCTGACCTTGGTCCAGCGCCAAAACCTTGCCATGACACTGATCTCTGTAGATACAGGTTCATCGATCGGCGGACATTCCTCTCCCGGCGATGCCATGGTCAACATTCTGTCAGGCGAAGCACGGATCACGATTGACGACAAGCCCTATTCAGTGCGCGCTGGGGAGACCCTTATTTTACCCGCCAATATTCCCCATGCATTATATGCAACAGAAGCATTCCAAATGCTGTTGATCGTCGTGAAGCCTGAGAAGAAGGGATTGAGGCATGTTGAAAAAGGAAGTCGGTCATAA
- a CDS encoding Crp/Fnr family transcriptional regulator, translating into MQQYMNKIQNTVLFKGFRGSEVQQALGCLQGTIKDFARKDFIFKQEEYLEAAGIILEGNVLLCKENSSGARFIFSELADGEIIGETALRQEQEPSGYEAIAGSECRILFIRMNNIIRPGQTTCILRGRIIENMLALLLENNRSMYQKLDLVSHKSLRERIIHYLSIQARKNNSPAFEIPFSRSDLADYLTVDRSALSRELQRMARDGLIRFTRNQFELLAVDYELRW; encoded by the coding sequence TTGCAGCAATATATGAACAAAATTCAAAATACAGTCCTGTTCAAAGGATTCCGGGGCAGCGAAGTGCAGCAGGCCCTCGGTTGTCTGCAGGGGACGATTAAGGATTTCGCCAGGAAGGATTTCATCTTCAAGCAAGAGGAATACCTGGAGGCGGCGGGCATCATTCTGGAGGGAAATGTCCTGCTCTGCAAGGAGAACAGCTCCGGCGCGCGCTTCATCTTCTCAGAGCTTGCGGACGGGGAGATTATCGGGGAGACAGCGCTTCGTCAGGAGCAGGAGCCCAGCGGCTATGAAGCGATAGCCGGGTCGGAATGCCGGATTCTGTTCATCCGGATGAACAATATTATCCGTCCGGGGCAAACGACCTGCATTCTTCGCGGCCGGATTATTGAGAATATGCTGGCACTACTGCTGGAGAATAACCGCTCGATGTATCAGAAGCTTGATCTGGTCTCGCACAAATCGCTGCGGGAGCGGATCATTCACTATCTGAGTATTCAGGCCCGCAAAAACAATTCGCCCGCCTTCGAGATCCCGTTCAGCAGAAGTGACCTGGCGGATTATCTGACGGTGGATAGAAGCGCCTTATCCCGGGAGCTGCAGCGGATGGCGCGGGACGGGCTGATCCGGTTCACGCGGAATCAATTTGAGCTGCTTGCGGTAGACTATGAGCTGAGGTGGTGA
- a CDS encoding class I SAM-dependent methyltransferase codes for MLKKEVGHNFLAKLGKKRLRPGGVAATNWLIRHAKLSKDSRVLEVACNMCTTSIQLAREYQCQITGIDMDPRALAKAEQNIRDAKLEGYISVRQANAMKLPFEDNSFDVVINEAMLTMLNQTAKQKAVAEYFRVLKPGGVLLTHDITFAKENMAEELAELRKTIHVNVEPLPVADWEGLFNTTGFKQVEHATGTMSLMSIKGMIRDEGVAGTLRIFKNALKKENRAQFKKMYTFFNTAGKDLNYIAVCSSKND; via the coding sequence ATGTTGAAAAAGGAAGTCGGTCATAATTTCCTCGCCAAGCTCGGTAAAAAGCGGCTTCGTCCCGGCGGTGTCGCTGCTACGAACTGGTTAATCCGGCACGCGAAGCTAAGTAAGGACAGCCGGGTACTGGAAGTAGCCTGTAACATGTGCACTACCTCTATCCAGCTTGCGCGGGAGTACCAGTGCCAGATTACCGGAATTGATATGGACCCCAGGGCGCTTGCGAAGGCGGAGCAGAACATCAGAGACGCGAAGCTGGAGGGGTATATTAGCGTCAGACAAGCGAATGCGATGAAGCTCCCTTTTGAAGATAACAGCTTCGATGTTGTCATTAATGAAGCCATGCTGACGATGTTGAACCAGACGGCGAAGCAAAAAGCGGTAGCTGAATACTTCCGTGTCCTGAAGCCGGGCGGCGTGCTGCTTACGCATGACATCACTTTTGCAAAGGAGAATATGGCGGAGGAGCTGGCAGAGCTGCGGAAGACTATTCATGTGAACGTAGAACCGCTGCCTGTAGCAGACTGGGAGGGGCTGTTCAACACGACCGGCTTCAAGCAGGTTGAGCATGCAACCGGAACGATGTCGCTGATGAGCATTAAGGGGATGATCCGGGATGAAGGGGTGGCCGGTACGCTGCGTATTTTCAAGAATGCTCTCAAAAAGGAAAACCGCGCGCAGTTCAAGAAAATGTATACCTTCTTCAACACCGCAGGCAAGGATCTGAATTATATCGCAGTATGCAGCAGCAAAAATGATTAA
- a CDS encoding cupin domain-containing protein, which translates to MSEIKEGMVVHFNHMISIRPYQISSRTLHFPEGAATSAEAPDWVLYGMDTGESISSETSPKSKIIHVLEGELHMLIADHSCVLTAGAAVVVLAGTWHEFNAQSSCKFLQISI; encoded by the coding sequence ATGAGTGAAATCAAGGAAGGAATGGTAGTTCATTTCAATCACATGATCAGCATCCGGCCCTATCAGATTTCCAGCAGAACACTTCACTTCCCTGAAGGAGCTGCCACCTCTGCGGAAGCCCCGGATTGGGTGCTGTACGGCATGGACACCGGCGAATCCATCAGCTCGGAGACCTCGCCCAAATCCAAGATCATTCACGTTCTGGAGGGGGAGCTGCATATGCTTATCGCTGACCACTCCTGTGTATTAACCGCCGGAGCAGCAGTCGTCGTGCTGGCTGGCACCTGGCATGAGTTCAATGCACAGAGCAGCTGCAAATTCCTGCAAATTAGCATTTAA
- a CDS encoding ABC transporter substrate-binding protein, which yields MNKKKAMTLMSSILMISLLSACGGGNGNAGGNAAEPKASAAATEAAGTNAQPAKDAGAVDTSQPVTLKMIFVGPKPVDYDQVFGEINKKLKEKINATLEAEFLDWSDWAQKYPLKLVANEDFDLIYAANWAGYNDQALKGGFLELTNEMLEKYAPMTWKAMPEVAWGQAKVNGKLYMVPQNRGETVEKLILYREDLRKKYNLPEINSPEAYANYLKTISGKEKGMTPFVPETGDWKLHNLDRILLKQQNEWNLFDLDLPMGFKLDDPAGKVFNLYETPEFKELVYYYKDLAENNAWSKSALNSKLDHQQEFKAGKAASITHNLGTLGALMTDMREKNSPYELALADINPDKKKSVAVSTQNGVAIHSTSKQPERALMMIDLLQNDKELHDLMMNGITAVHYNPVGEDKFTNAEKNANYTGFSNWGFNSPLNRDNASFPDEANALTDKWEKEVYHYPLETFVFDNSKVKTEVANVGNVMLQYGIPLEYGTVKDVDAGLAKLQQQVKSAGIDTIIAEVQRQIDEFLANSAQ from the coding sequence GTGAATAAGAAAAAAGCAATGACACTGATGTCCAGTATCCTGATGATCTCTCTGCTTAGCGCGTGCGGAGGCGGTAACGGCAATGCCGGTGGAAACGCAGCGGAGCCGAAGGCCTCAGCCGCAGCAACGGAAGCTGCAGGAACAAACGCACAGCCAGCCAAGGATGCGGGTGCAGTGGATACATCCCAGCCTGTTACCCTGAAGATGATCTTCGTAGGTCCGAAGCCGGTTGATTATGATCAGGTATTCGGAGAGATCAATAAGAAGCTGAAGGAGAAAATCAACGCCACACTGGAAGCCGAGTTCCTGGACTGGTCCGACTGGGCGCAGAAATATCCGCTTAAGCTGGTGGCTAACGAGGACTTCGATCTGATCTATGCTGCCAATTGGGCAGGCTATAACGACCAGGCACTCAAAGGCGGGTTCCTGGAGCTGACAAACGAGATGCTGGAGAAATATGCACCGATGACCTGGAAGGCGATGCCTGAAGTAGCCTGGGGTCAGGCGAAGGTGAACGGCAAGCTGTATATGGTGCCTCAGAACCGCGGCGAAACCGTAGAGAAGCTGATTCTGTACCGCGAAGACCTGCGCAAAAAATATAACCTGCCGGAGATCAACAGCCCGGAGGCGTACGCCAACTATCTCAAGACTATATCCGGTAAAGAGAAGGGGATGACCCCATTCGTACCGGAGACCGGAGACTGGAAGCTGCATAATCTGGACCGGATCCTGCTGAAGCAACAGAATGAATGGAATCTGTTCGACCTCGATCTGCCGATGGGCTTCAAGCTGGATGATCCGGCTGGCAAAGTGTTCAACTTATATGAGACTCCTGAATTCAAGGAGCTTGTCTACTATTATAAAGATCTGGCCGAGAATAACGCCTGGTCAAAGAGCGCACTGAACAGCAAGCTGGATCATCAGCAGGAATTCAAGGCAGGTAAGGCAGCCTCCATCACCCACAATCTGGGTACGCTTGGCGCCTTGATGACCGATATGCGGGAGAAGAACTCCCCGTATGAGCTGGCTCTGGCCGATATTAACCCGGATAAGAAAAAATCCGTTGCTGTTTCTACGCAGAACGGCGTAGCGATTCACTCCACCTCCAAGCAGCCGGAACGTGCACTGATGATGATCGATTTGCTCCAGAACGACAAGGAGCTGCATGATCTTATGATGAACGGCATCACGGCGGTGCATTATAATCCGGTCGGCGAAGATAAATTCACGAACGCCGAGAAGAATGCCAACTACACCGGCTTCTCGAACTGGGGCTTCAACTCGCCGCTGAACCGGGATAATGCTTCCTTCCCGGATGAAGCGAACGCCCTGACTGACAAATGGGAGAAGGAAGTCTATCACTATCCGCTGGAGACCTTCGTCTTCGATAACAGCAAGGTGAAGACAGAAGTAGCCAACGTCGGTAATGTGATGCTGCAATACGGCATTCCGCTGGAATACGGAACGGTGAAGGATGTAGATGCGGGTCTGGCTAAGCTCCAGCAGCAGGTTAAGTCTGCCGGTATCGATACCATCATCGCAGAGGTGCAGCGTCAGATTGATGAATTCCTGGCGAACTCAGCCCAGTAA
- a CDS encoding heme biosynthesis protein HemY, producing MKVKINRNAAKVLKDMLNSPEAEGKKIRVVITQNHGDHGHYDVALDTPTEHDEVVATDKDIEILLDTREPLLDGVWIQYFYVPQEGFFITNPSTGFLEK from the coding sequence ATGAAAGTAAAAATTAACCGCAATGCAGCTAAAGTTCTAAAAGATATGCTGAACAGCCCGGAAGCGGAAGGCAAGAAAATCCGTGTGGTCATTACTCAGAATCATGGAGATCACGGACACTATGATGTAGCACTTGATACACCTACTGAGCACGATGAAGTGGTGGCTACAGATAAGGATATCGAGATTCTGCTGGATACCCGCGAACCGCTGCTCGACGGTGTCTGGATTCAGTATTTCTATGTACCGCAGGAAGGCTTCTTCATCACCAATCCATCCACCGGATTCCTGGAGAAATAA
- a CDS encoding FAD-binding oxidoreductase, whose amino-acid sequence MNSATKLTGRVVYKGDQGYEAARKNWDPHTDRFPKVFVFAQKTQDVANAIKWANEHRIPIRPRGGRHALEVNLSQVNGGIVIDVSEMKSIKLNSKAGTAVVGAGNTVGRIAHTLARKGYMAPFGDSPTVGIGGITLGGGIGPLQRTLGLVSDNLVELEMVDAKGRIIIANKKNNADLLWASRGGGGGNFGVCTRYKFKVRPAPATATVFRITWPWSQFEKVLKTWQRWAPAVNTRLGSELSIGPKKGGNVSMLGLFLGSKAEAVRLLKPITSVGTPTIQTIRSLPYPQVVSFLLAPDPVQTQRFSNQFSSGFGRKPFPQQAFKPMREFLEKVEGKDAGFFFLNWGGAVSRKSPKATAFYWRKAKFYVEWNSSWIKKADAAKNIFYVRNTRRKLQPFIVGSYINVPDQGIKHSGPVYYGTNYPRLRRVKAKYDPGNVFNNPQSIPPSRTTS is encoded by the coding sequence GTGAACTCAGCAACAAAGCTTACCGGACGCGTCGTCTACAAAGGTGATCAGGGTTATGAAGCAGCGCGTAAAAATTGGGACCCGCATACCGACAGATTCCCCAAAGTATTCGTGTTCGCCCAGAAGACACAGGATGTAGCCAATGCCATTAAATGGGCCAACGAGCACCGGATTCCCATCCGGCCCAGAGGCGGCAGACATGCGCTTGAGGTCAATCTGTCCCAGGTGAACGGCGGCATCGTCATTGATGTCAGTGAAATGAAAAGCATTAAGCTCAACTCAAAAGCGGGAACAGCCGTGGTCGGAGCCGGAAATACGGTAGGGAGAATCGCCCATACACTTGCCCGGAAGGGGTATATGGCGCCTTTCGGGGATAGTCCGACCGTTGGGATCGGCGGCATTACCCTGGGCGGCGGGATTGGCCCGCTTCAGCGTACCCTGGGACTGGTCAGCGATAATCTTGTGGAGCTCGAAATGGTCGATGCCAAAGGCAGGATTATTATCGCAAATAAAAAGAATAATGCCGATCTTCTCTGGGCTTCCCGCGGAGGCGGCGGAGGGAATTTCGGCGTATGCACCCGTTACAAATTCAAAGTACGCCCGGCTCCGGCCACAGCAACGGTATTCCGTATCACCTGGCCCTGGAGCCAGTTCGAGAAGGTACTGAAGACCTGGCAGCGCTGGGCGCCCGCAGTGAATACGAGACTGGGCAGCGAATTATCCATCGGTCCCAAAAAAGGCGGAAATGTCAGCATGCTGGGGCTCTTCCTTGGATCTAAGGCCGAGGCGGTCCGCCTCTTGAAGCCCATTACAAGCGTAGGAACGCCTACGATCCAAACAATCCGTTCTCTGCCTTATCCGCAGGTAGTCAGCTTCTTGCTTGCTCCCGATCCGGTACAGACCCAGCGGTTCAGCAACCAGTTCTCCAGCGGCTTCGGCAGGAAACCGTTCCCGCAGCAGGCATTCAAGCCGATGCGTGAGTTCCTGGAGAAGGTGGAGGGGAAAGACGCCGGGTTCTTTTTCCTCAACTGGGGTGGGGCTGTAAGCCGTAAATCTCCTAAAGCTACCGCCTTCTACTGGCGCAAGGCCAAATTCTATGTGGAGTGGAACAGCTCCTGGATCAAGAAAGCAGATGCCGCCAAAAACATATTCTACGTCCGCAACACCCGCCGCAAGCTGCAGCCGTTCATCGTGGGAAGTTATATCAATGTGCCCGACCAGGGCATCAAGCATTCCGGCCCGGTCTATTATGGAACGAACTATCCCCGGTTGCGCAGGGTCAAAGCAAAGTATGACCCCGGCAATGTGTTCAACAATCCGCAGAGCATCCCGCCATCCCGCACCACAAGCTGA
- a CDS encoding serine hydrolase domain-containing protein: MKLRERGTTKTSIRTASAKYSLAAAALVLTMLAPMSAMAAPAAGALGPAQYTAVQKLAEDKAALLTETYGIPSVQYALIDHGKIVVSGQSGKNDLNGKRPLTSNTIYGVGSTSKMMLTAAVMKLVDEGKVDLDAPVVNYIPEFKMKDSRYTQITPRMLLNHSSGLLGKPGPNVALYNDNDSYAHDHLLEQLATQNLKADPGAFSVYCNDGFTLAEILVERVSGMSFTTFLHKYITKPLEMNHTRTPRDPMDLKAMAGIYSSTYEGQLPQENYAVIGSGGIFSTAEDLVRFSQIFTAQNKGILSKNSLTAMAQPEYKKGMWPPSSDGSLAYGLGWDSVELFPFNQYGIQALVKGGDTMSYHSSLVVLPELNLAAAVISSDGSSLIDQMMASELLLRVLQDKQIIKQLKPEQSFGTPVPAVMPKEVSQYAGLYGNSTLLKAEITPAGELSVAASGMPDSTVQKYTYTADGSFVNKEGTEKIKFVVEKNGRTYMWSRSYISVPELGQAATSEYTAEKLDPNPLSAEVADAWEKRDNTRYYSISEKYSSMLYQYGLPVVPVSLDKNTPGYINGHKILSANQVLNEQQIPGMAGRDNMQIDFYTDNGIEYMAVAGSLYVSEQAVTDLYAGAKSSATVSASGYAKWYSVPKSAQGKLMTVKLPANSSFAVYDQAGICVNHTVVSGKNQVLLPEQGKIVFAGGAGAKFQITLKK; the protein is encoded by the coding sequence ATGAAGTTAAGAGAGAGAGGGACCACGAAGACAAGCATACGCACAGCAAGCGCAAAATATTCTTTGGCAGCAGCAGCGCTCGTACTGACTATGCTTGCTCCCATGTCCGCTATGGCTGCACCAGCCGCCGGGGCGCTCGGGCCTGCCCAATACACTGCAGTCCAGAAGCTGGCGGAGGATAAGGCCGCACTGCTGACCGAAACTTACGGTATCCCAAGTGTGCAGTATGCGCTAATTGATCATGGTAAGATTGTAGTCTCTGGCCAGAGCGGCAAAAACGATCTGAACGGCAAGCGTCCCCTTACATCCAATACCATATATGGGGTAGGCTCAACGAGTAAAATGATGCTGACCGCCGCTGTGATGAAGCTTGTAGATGAAGGGAAAGTAGATCTGGATGCTCCCGTAGTGAACTACATTCCCGAATTCAAGATGAAGGACAGCCGGTACACGCAGATCACCCCGCGTATGCTGCTCAATCATTCCTCCGGCCTGCTCGGCAAACCGGGTCCGAATGTGGCGCTCTATAACGATAATGATTCGTACGCACACGATCATTTGCTGGAACAACTGGCCACTCAGAACCTGAAGGCAGATCCGGGAGCCTTCTCCGTCTACTGCAACGACGGCTTCACCTTGGCTGAGATCCTGGTCGAACGGGTCAGCGGCATGAGCTTCACAACATTTTTGCACAAGTACATCACTAAGCCTCTGGAGATGAACCATACCAGAACCCCGCGTGACCCTATGGATCTGAAGGCAATGGCCGGTATCTATTCTTCCACGTATGAGGGGCAGCTTCCCCAGGAGAATTACGCGGTTATCGGTTCGGGCGGAATCTTCTCTACAGCGGAAGATCTGGTGCGATTCTCGCAGATTTTCACGGCTCAGAACAAGGGCATTCTCTCGAAGAATTCCTTAACCGCCATGGCCCAGCCAGAGTATAAAAAAGGCATGTGGCCTCCGTCAAGCGACGGCTCCTTAGCTTATGGATTAGGCTGGGACAGCGTAGAACTGTTTCCCTTCAACCAATACGGAATCCAGGCGCTGGTCAAAGGCGGAGACACCATGTCTTATCACTCCTCGCTAGTGGTGCTCCCGGAATTGAACCTGGCTGCGGCTGTTATCTCTTCAGACGGTTCAAGCTTGATCGATCAAATGATGGCAAGTGAACTGCTCCTCCGTGTGCTTCAGGACAAACAAATCATTAAGCAACTGAAGCCGGAACAATCCTTCGGGACTCCAGTACCCGCCGTTATGCCCAAGGAAGTCTCGCAATATGCCGGTCTCTATGGCAACTCTACGTTGTTAAAGGCAGAGATCACTCCGGCAGGGGAACTGTCTGTAGCAGCGAGCGGCATGCCGGACAGTACTGTGCAGAAGTATACGTACACAGCCGACGGCTCTTTTGTAAATAAAGAAGGAACGGAAAAAATAAAATTCGTGGTGGAGAAAAATGGGCGTACCTATATGTGGTCCCGTTCTTATATAAGTGTACCGGAGCTTGGACAGGCGGCGACCTCTGAATACACTGCTGAGAAGCTTGATCCCAATCCCTTATCTGCAGAGGTTGCAGACGCATGGGAGAAGCGGGACAATACCCGATATTATTCGATATCCGAGAAGTATTCATCGATGCTCTATCAATACGGGCTGCCGGTTGTACCAGTCAGCTTGGACAAAAATACACCGGGATATATTAACGGTCATAAGATTCTGAGTGCAAATCAGGTATTAAATGAACAGCAGATTCCCGGGATGGCAGGCCGTGACAATATGCAGATCGATTTCTATACAGATAATGGAATAGAGTATATGGCGGTAGCAGGCAGCCTGTACGTTAGTGAACAAGCGGTCACAGACCTCTATGCAGGCGCGAAGTCATCCGCAACGGTCTCAGCAAGCGGCTATGCCAAGTGGTACAGTGTGCCGAAGTCAGCCCAAGGGAAGCTTATGACCGTAAAGTTACCTGCGAACAGCTCTTTTGCGGTATATGATCAAGCCGGAATCTGTGTGAACCACACCGTGGTCAGCGGGAAGAATCAGGTCCTGCTGCCAGAGCAGGGTAAGATTGTATTTGCAGGCGGGGCGGGTGCGAAGTTCCAGATTACACTTAAGAAGTAA